One window of Cohnella hashimotonis genomic DNA carries:
- a CDS encoding alpha/beta hydrolase family protein codes for MRLFELLLLLSNIGLFALSILLKKGLRRIPVFVASGIAALLLIIHGTVEGFRIQLVFPFCITVLFLAVSGYRYYKKKDVRKIPRFMLGSAYTVIAIMLVVTAGLLYAFPVFKLPEPKGEFKVGTQAFHFVDTKREEIFDKTSDGKRELMVQVWYPAQAGTGKLAPFIPDTRILSYMAANYGLPGITLQHLKYVSSHSYSGAKVSSAQTSYPLILANPGFGSSRFLHAAQAETLASHGYIVAVIDHTYNTFATEFPNGRITTSTTNDLFSSDHDYRTESGNRDKLGKVLTDDVAFALDQFELLHSGRIPSDLKGRIDLGHVGTFGHSIGGATAYDASYDPRIAVGIDLDGGLYRLRDREGLQKPFLFMNSESEFERLKLVMEDHIYTDAELKRLGNSRAWMDQVAVDKKLELERMRETVASGGQFLYIDHTEHLNFTDVQFISPVFKWLGITGKIAPERANAVINAYMLDFFDMHLKNRGGSLFEGPDSRFPEAKNETSLL; via the coding sequence ATGAGGCTGTTTGAACTGTTGCTTTTATTGTCAAACATCGGCTTGTTCGCGTTATCCATCCTATTAAAAAAAGGGTTGCGCAGGATTCCAGTATTCGTAGCAAGCGGGATCGCCGCGCTTTTACTAATCATTCACGGGACGGTAGAAGGATTCAGAATTCAGCTGGTTTTCCCCTTCTGCATAACGGTCCTTTTTTTAGCCGTTTCAGGTTATCGATATTATAAAAAAAAGGACGTAAGAAAAATCCCGCGATTTATGCTAGGTTCAGCTTATACCGTCATAGCGATCATGCTGGTCGTAACTGCGGGTCTCCTGTATGCATTTCCTGTTTTTAAACTGCCTGAACCGAAAGGCGAATTTAAGGTAGGAACGCAAGCTTTTCATTTCGTGGATACGAAAAGGGAAGAGATTTTCGACAAAACGAGCGACGGTAAGCGAGAATTGATGGTTCAGGTATGGTATCCGGCTCAAGCCGGCACCGGCAAGCTCGCTCCTTTTATTCCCGATACCCGGATATTAAGCTATATGGCCGCGAACTATGGCCTTCCCGGGATTACTTTGCAACACCTGAAGTACGTATCCAGTCATTCATATTCGGGAGCCAAAGTCTCATCGGCACAGACTTCCTACCCGCTAATCCTTGCGAATCCCGGCTTCGGCTCTTCCAGGTTCCTCCACGCGGCGCAAGCCGAAACTCTCGCCAGTCACGGATACATCGTGGCAGTGATCGACCACACCTACAATACATTCGCAACCGAGTTTCCGAACGGCCGAATTACGACCAGCACAACGAACGACTTATTCTCATCAGATCATGATTACCGGACGGAAAGCGGCAATCGCGACAAACTTGGAAAAGTTTTAACCGACGATGTGGCGTTTGCGCTGGACCAATTCGAGCTTCTTCATTCGGGACGGATCCCAAGCGATCTTAAAGGGCGGATCGATCTCGGTCATGTCGGGACGTTCGGTCACTCCATCGGCGGAGCGACGGCCTATGATGCTTCTTACGATCCGCGAATCGCGGTTGGCATAGACCTGGATGGGGGGCTTTATCGCCTGCGTGACAGGGAAGGTCTGCAGAAGCCGTTTTTGTTCATGAACTCGGAAAGCGAGTTCGAAAGATTAAAGTTGGTGATGGAAGATCATATCTACACGGATGCAGAGCTTAAACGCTTGGGCAACTCAAGAGCGTGGATGGATCAAGTAGCGGTGGACAAAAAGTTAGAGCTTGAACGGATGCGCGAAACGGTTGCTTCGGGTGGGCAATTCCTCTATATCGACCATACGGAGCATTTGAATTTTACCGATGTACAGTTCATTTCTCCGGTTTTCAAATGGCTGGGCATTACAGGGAAGATTGCGCCTGAAAGAGCGAACGCCGTCATCAATGCCTATATGCTGGATTTCTTCGATATGCATCTCAAAAATCGTGGCGGAAGCTTATTTGAAGGACCGGATAGCCGCTTTCCGGAGGCGAAGAATGAAACCTCGCTCTTATAA
- a CDS encoding nucleoside deaminase — MINEIDLMHLRRCIALAEEALGAGDEPFGSILVAGDGDVLMEDRNRVAGGDHTQHPEFAIARWAAAHLTPEQRREATVYTSGEHCPMCAAAHGWVGLGRIVYASSSAQLADWLGEWGVPEPKVRTLRIQDVIRDTVVEGPVPRLAAQVKELHRRLRAFSQG; from the coding sequence ATGATTAACGAAATCGATCTGATGCATCTGCGCCGCTGCATTGCGCTGGCCGAAGAAGCGCTGGGAGCCGGTGACGAGCCGTTTGGTTCGATCCTTGTCGCGGGCGACGGCGACGTGCTCATGGAGGATCGCAACCGCGTGGCGGGCGGGGACCATACGCAGCATCCGGAATTCGCGATCGCCCGGTGGGCGGCCGCTCATCTGACGCCCGAGCAGCGAAGGGAAGCCACCGTGTATACGTCCGGCGAGCATTGTCCGATGTGCGCCGCAGCCCACGGTTGGGTCGGACTGGGCCGTATCGTATACGCGAGCTCCTCCGCGCAGCTGGCCGACTGGCTTGGCGAATGGGGGGTTCCCGAGCCGAAGGTGCGCACTTTACGGATACAGGACGTCATTCGGGATACGGTGGTCGAAGGCCCTGTTCCGAGACTGGCTGCGCAAGTGAAGGAGCTTCATCGCCGGCTGCGAGCCTTTTCTCAAGGATAA
- a CDS encoding LysR family transcriptional regulator, whose translation MDIRQLRYFVAIVEEGTVSGAAKRLHLSQPPLSQQLKAMEEDVGALLLERIGKRLEVTEAGKRLYEYALQMIELMEAAKSEVQEVGNGLNGRLSIGVNTLSVAGLSPALQHFNRLYPKMTYKIHQGESSHLCRLVREREVELAFVRLPLELGDDLSVLHHEQEPFYVISSDRHTFGDEREISLADVVNLPLLLPSTQGLGVHYLILKSFSELRLEPTIQGECSDIGLLMRLVSAGFCISIVPESLLDHYPGFPIRRRKLSGESGLISSIGLVALRRHRLSKAARNFIDLYRSEK comes from the coding sequence TTGGACATTCGACAGCTGCGTTATTTCGTTGCCATCGTAGAGGAAGGCACGGTTTCGGGCGCAGCCAAGCGCCTGCATCTCTCCCAACCTCCGTTAAGCCAGCAATTGAAGGCAATGGAAGAGGACGTTGGCGCACTTCTTCTGGAGAGAATCGGCAAAAGACTGGAAGTGACTGAGGCAGGCAAACGTTTGTACGAGTATGCGTTGCAAATGATTGAATTAATGGAGGCGGCCAAATCGGAGGTTCAGGAAGTTGGCAACGGGTTGAACGGCCGGCTCTCCATTGGCGTGAACACTTTGTCCGTAGCGGGCCTCTCTCCCGCTCTCCAGCACTTTAATCGGCTATATCCGAAAATGACTTACAAAATTCATCAAGGGGAATCGTCTCATCTATGTCGCTTGGTTCGAGAACGCGAGGTTGAACTTGCTTTTGTCCGGCTGCCGCTTGAGCTGGGGGACGATCTGTCGGTCCTGCATCATGAACAAGAACCGTTTTATGTTATTTCCTCTGATCGGCATACGTTCGGGGATGAACGGGAGATCTCCCTGGCTGACGTCGTCAATCTCCCACTCCTGCTTCCAAGCACGCAAGGTCTAGGCGTCCATTATTTGATTTTGAAATCGTTCTCCGAACTTCGACTGGAGCCGACGATCCAAGGGGAATGCTCCGATATCGGCCTCTTAATGCGCTTGGTATCCGCCGGTTTCTGCATTTCGATCGTTCCGGAATCGCTGCTTGACCATTATCCCGGTTTTCCCATTAGGCGACGAAAACTATCCGGCGAATCCGGGTTGATATCGTCTATCGGTCTTGTGGCTCTGCGCCGCCATCGATTGTCTAAGGCAGCCCGGAACTTTATCGATCTATACCGTTCGGAGAAGTAG
- a CDS encoding fibronectin type III domain-containing protein, translating to MKIRKWLLGALLLASALPAATASAATGASVSSITASSLQLNWSLQPGEGVVTVYQNGSYLATYAGNGMIVNGLSACTSYTFTVAGGSGYATTSASATTLGCAPAPTAPSISYTSTYSTVNLSWTASNAVSYEVYKDNVLLGTTSGTVYSFSGSPSRAYSVRVVAVNSTGQTASASITATTQAFSGTWINALSGNIRVGGAWSNTSSVYSTAMNMTLYRVTSTGDVYVGSNSAYIGPGQTIGGWYNLASNQPAGTYKVVLTSDYAITSGATLGTY from the coding sequence ATGAAAATTCGCAAATGGTTATTGGGGGCTTTATTATTGGCTTCAGCGCTCCCGGCTGCTACAGCCAGCGCCGCAACAGGCGCGTCCGTAAGCAGCATCACGGCAAGTTCGCTTCAGTTGAACTGGTCGCTCCAGCCTGGCGAAGGCGTCGTCACCGTTTACCAGAACGGCAGCTATCTGGCGACCTATGCCGGAAACGGAATGATCGTGAATGGTCTGTCCGCATGCACCAGCTATACGTTTACAGTTGCCGGCGGGAGCGGATACGCGACGACTTCGGCATCCGCCACGACGCTTGGCTGCGCCCCGGCCCCGACGGCGCCTTCCATTTCCTACACGAGCACTTATTCGACCGTCAACTTGTCGTGGACGGCCTCCAATGCCGTAAGCTACGAAGTGTATAAAGACAATGTGCTGCTAGGCACGACAAGCGGCACCGTTTATTCATTCAGCGGTTCGCCAAGCCGAGCTTATTCGGTGCGCGTAGTTGCGGTGAACAGCACAGGCCAAACGGCTTCTGCTTCGATCACGGCAACGACCCAAGCCTTCTCGGGAACCTGGATCAACGCATTATCGGGCAACATCCGCGTCGGCGGCGCCTGGTCCAATACGAGTTCGGTTTACAGCACGGCAATGAACATGACGCTCTACCGCGTCACATCAACCGGCGACGTCTATGTGGGCAGCAACTCCGCATACATCGGCCCGGGCCAGACGATCGGCGGATGGTACAACCTCGCGAGCAATCAACCTGCCGGCACTTACAAGGTCGTACTGACCTCCGACTATGCCATTACGTCTGGCGCCACGCTTGGCACGTATTAG